The Littorina saxatilis isolate snail1 linkage group LG1, US_GU_Lsax_2.0, whole genome shotgun sequence nucleotide sequence TCTGATGGCGTCAGCACTGAGACTTTCCGACGTCAACATGTTCGAGCAGGGCTACGGCAGACTGGACCTGGTGGCTGCCTTCCACACGCTCAGGGCCTACAAGCCTCAGGCCAGGTAACTACCTGTCTGTGTTATCTGTCTTGTCAAACTTCCACACACTCAGGGCCTACAAGCCTCAGGCCAGGTAACTACCTGTCTACTGTGTAGCCCCCCCTGTGGGACTTAAAATGGGGATTCCGCTGTATCTGTCTTGTCAAACTTGAACTTATTTTGGTTCTGTCGTGTGTTTATGAGCAGCATTTTTATTaactttttcgtgcgcacttggtcttgtgcttgcgtgtacacacgaaggaggataaggcaccagcaggtctgcacataagttgacctgggagatcggagaTTTCCACCCTGAACCCACCGGGTGtggctgggattcgaacccaaaAACTTGAGCTTGGGAGGCTGGCGTCTTATCCATTTGGCCACTGCGCCAGTTTACATGCACGCCGTGCTAAGTGAGATttacttgtgtttgtgttgcaGTCTTGTTCCTGGCTACATTGACCTGACGGAGGACCCCTACATGTGGCCATACTACACCCAGCCTATCTACTATGGGGCCATGCCCGTCATTGTCAACGtacgttttctttttctttgtgggagaaaatgtgtgtgtgtgtgcgtgtgtaaaacTGTCTCATTTTTCACTTGAACTTCCTTTTCAAATGACTTTCCTTGTATCTTCCTTGTATCTTCCTTGTATCttgtacacacactcacttgtTCCTTGCATCttgtacacacactcacttgtTCCTTGTATCttgtacacacactcacttgtTCCTTGTATCttgtacacacactcacttgtTCCTTGTTTCttgtacacacactcacttgtTCCTTGTATCttgtacacacactcacttgtTCCTTGTATCTTGTACACACACTTACTTGTTCCTTGTATCttgtacacacactcacttgtTCCTTGTATCttgtacacacactcacttgtTCCTTGTATCttgtacacacactcacttgtTCATTTGTGACTGTACGATTTAGAGAACAGTTTTACCttaatgtttgttcttttttttcccaaaggTTTTTTACCCGCTCATTTcatgaaatgttgtggtttttaTCTTTGCAGGTTACAATTCTGAATGGTATGGGAGTTTCTGGGAAGATTATAGACAAGGTAAGTACCACTTTGATGATTTATGACTAACCAATCGTTCTGTACAATGTCCCAAATCAGAAAATGTATTATGTACGATCTGTTCTCACAAAAGGCTCTGCACTTCAAGAACTGCAAGATTTTTCTGTGAAGCAATGAAACGAATCATATTTCATGAGACTTGTCAGTACTTCATTCAGTTATTTGCTTCAGAACTGCATGGAAATTACAATTAAAGGCTCATATGCTTCtgattttttccttttttgtaaATGTACAGTGGACGCCCAAtgaaagactccctcccttttaagaccttggtttCTCAGGCTTTCTGTTGACAACGTCTGTAACTTGACCCCCATTTTATCACCCCCTCCTTTTTtcaagacatgattttctcgGATCATTTgaggtcctaaaaggggggttccactgtaccgtgTTTCAGAGTGCAAGAGTACTGTGTTTCAGAGTGCAAGAGTACCGTGTTTCAGAGTGCAAGAGTACCGTGTTTCAGAGTGCAAGAGTACCGTGTTTCAGAGTGCAAGAGTACCGTGTTTCAGAGTGCAAAAAGGGATTGAAGGCCTATTGTGTCAACAAGTCTGTTCACTCTTGTCtgtatgtttatgttttgcCTTTTTCGTTCAAATATCTGAGGATTGAAAGCTCAGTATTATAAATGAgtactgtgtgtgattgttatacAGGATTGAGGTTTGTtgtagtgtgtgtgattgttatacAGGATTGAGGTTTGTTgtactgtgtgtgattgttatacAGGATTGAGGTTTGTtgtagtgtgtgtgattgttatacAGGATTGAGGTTTGTTgtactgtgtgtgattgttatacAGGATTGAGGTTTGTtgtagtgtgtgtgattgttatacAGGATTGAGGTTTGTTgtactgtgtgtgattgttatacAGGATTGAGGTTTGTtgtagtgtgtgtgattgttatacAGGATTGAGGTTTGTtgtagtgtgtgtgattgttatacAGGATTGAGGTTTGTTgtactgtgtgtgattgttatacAGGATTGAGGTTTGTtgtagtgtgtgtgattgttatacAGGATTGAGGTTTGTTgtactgtgtgtgattgttatacAGGATTGAGGTTTGTTGTATTTGTCTTGTTGagtatgtctatctgtctttgtaTCGGTGTCTGTATCTGAGTGCTACAGTGTCAATGTTTCCTGTGTTGACTGCCCGGGAACTTGTTTAATGTGGCATGGAGCTGTTGTTTCCGTCTGTTGAATTTTCAGTTCTGCTTTGTTTTTTCATCAACGCATTAAGTAGTGCATTCCTTTCTCAGCGTGAGTCAATCCAGTCCTCATGTAAACTGCACATGCGCTTAGGTGCACTCACGAACATGCACACAAGCGCACGCGTGCATACAcatgcgtgcgcacacacacatgcacacatgcacgtacacacacacacacacacacacacacacacacacacacacacacatatatatatacagcacAAAGGAAGTCACTGAAAAAGTGAATGACAACACTTACAGTTAAGTGCTTTTGTTTTAGAAGTGTTGGAAAGTGTTGGATTGTCACTCAGCACATATCAGCTTATTGATTCAATGAGATTGCATGTGAATATTTACAATAACTGACAATTGACATACCTCGCTCTCCCTATCCTCCTCTAaatgtcattctctctctcactctgcacacacacacgcacgcacacacacacatacacacgcacatacacacgcacatgcaccgTTTGCACATTCACATTAACTACACAAATGCAACTGCACACATCGAAATGAAATGAACATTACATGTCTGTATacagttaaaaaacaaactacATAAATTAAATTACTCGCCACTTTGAGGCCTGAAGTACAAAATTtggattatttttagaacataaaggcagattgaaaaaaaagaacgaaGAAGCATAGATTTGATTTTTAGCTAAATAAAagatttgaacacacacacacactcacgcagtAATAGTAATACAACAAATTTTATACATAACCTTTTTCTAACGATCACATCAGTTACTTTTCTTATCTTACTGTGTTAAAAGTGTTCTCTGGAATACTCAGTCGGTGACGGTAGGGGGGTATGGCATTAAAACCATCACAGTCTAGTTAGCAGGTGGGGAAGAACCACACTGTCTTGTAGGTTCCTACCAGTAGGGGTATACAGGAAACCTTTTTAGCGGCACTTGACCGCATGGTGGTGCTGTTTGTGCTGTAAGTCGCACTAAATGCCATTCACGAAACCCTGTTTCGACCCGCCAAAGTCACATAAACTTGCTGGACCTACGTCGCGGCGCTACAGTCGCTAACGGCATGATGCCCCGGGTAATCTTTTGATGTTTGGATGGCTGTATCCGCATCTGGTCTGATgcaatcggggggggggggggtggtggttccactgtatttgagAGAGATGGATAGAGGGAAAAGAGGGAGGAGGAGTTTGGGCCGTACACTGATTGTTGTATTTGTGATGCAGGAACCATTTCTGGGTGCTGCCCCTCACAGCAGTGACAGAAGACTAATGGGCCGGTTAAGGTACATCTGACCTCAGTGTCAGTTTCATGTCGATTCACAGACAAAGCTATGCTTGTGAAAGACAGGGAGAAGTAATATGCCAGGGATCAGTGGTCTCTTTTATACTTTCAACTTTTGAGACTATGTCTTTAACATCTGGACACACATGCCAAGCTTTCAGTCTCTGCGAAGAATTTGCTGAATAGCGACAAGTGTACAACGTACAGTATCTCACAATTTGAGTCTTTCAGTCGTTCTTCAAAATCTAGAACGCAAACAGTGCTCACCTCAGTATGGAAACTTACACTGAATCTTCAAAATGCCATTCACACATCCGACTCACGATCTCTCAGTCCTGTTTAAAATGCCACAAAATGAAGTCACCAGTGTACACCCTAACATCCATGCTCTACCTGTAGTGTCACCCCCGGAAACAGCATCGACACAGTCGGTACAGCAGCTCCAGGCAGTGCTCTACCTGTAGTGTCGCTCCCGGTAACAGCATCGACACAGTCGGTACAGCAGCTCCAGGCAGTGCTCTACCTGTAGTGTCGCTCCCGGTAACAGCATCTGTCGGTACAGCAGCTCCTGACAGTGCTCTACCTGTAGTGTCGCTCCCGGTAACAGCATCGACACAGTCGGTACAGCAGCTCCAGGCAGTGCTGACGGAACACGGCGCTCCGGTAGCCGTAGATGAAGGGGTTGGCGATGACGTTGATGTATGGGAAGTTGTAGGCCAGGTCCATGACCACCCTGCTGGCCTGAGGCATGGCCTGGCCCGGCGAGAACATCATCTTCTCCACGATGAGGCAGACCAGGTGGGGCAGGTAGCTGACGGCGAAGATGACGGTGATGGAGGCGAAGATGCGGAACATACTGGCGGTGATGTGCGTGTTCTGGCTGTCAGAGTTGGTGCTGCAGCGTCGCATGCTAGAGTGGCGCCGTTCGAAGTCTGTCAGCGCGGAGGAGATCTTGCAGTGCAGCACGAGCAGGGTGAACAGGATGACCACGAAGGCCAGCATGAGCACCGCCTGCAGGGCGTAGTGCAGCGCCGTCCCCTTCTTCTCCTCGCTCGTGCGGCAGATGTACACCTGCACCACCTCCGTCACCTTCCGGGCGGAAACATTCGCTGCAAGATCGTGTTGTGCTGTCGTGTTTTCACTGAAAAAAGGCTGAGTACTCTGTGTGAAAGTATCGGTCAGATTGCTCACTGTGGAATTATCACCAGTCGTGTTTTGAGGCACATAGTCCCTCTCGCCCACAGCGATCTTGACCCTCTCCAGCCCGTTGATGACGAGAGTGACGGTGCACAGAGCCATTGCGGCCGTGAAGAGGAGCGCACAGAGGAACCTGGCCTTGCGCTTGGTGAGGCCgggctccaggggcttgcagaCCTTGGTGTGGCGCGTGATGGTGATGAGCAGCAGGACGCTACCACTGGCCAGACTGGTGCTGTACACCTCCCAGTGCGCCACCTTGCAGAAGACCGTTAGGGCGTCGCTCTTGTCCAGCACCGCGCTCTTGATGACCACGTCGATGGGCATGCCGATGAGGGTGGTGGCGAGGTCCAGGGCAGCCAGGACGGTGACGAAGGTGGAGAAGACGGTGCGCGGCATCTTGAAGTTGTAGACGTACAGCACCAGCGAGTTGCCCACCAGGCCCACCACCATCATCGCCGCCACCACCATGCCGTTGGCCAGGCGCGGGTTGTAGTCGGTATTCACCAGGATTTCATTGTTGTGGTCCAAGTGTGTGTTTTGCTCGCCGAAGCTTCCTGCTCCGGAGAAGGCCGAAATGTTTGAAGGGACTGGTAGGTCTCCGAGGTTTGAGGTGTTGTCGGTTGCCATGGTGGCTTGTTGTGTCACACCGTTGTCAAGGTGGTTGTCAGTCCATGGTTTTGTCCAGCGGTTGACTGGCAAAGGTTGCTAGCCGTTCAGGTCACTTTCAAGGCGATGGCACGCTGTGATCGTATTTTCATCAAGTCGCAGCtgaaaca carries:
- the LOC138959427 gene encoding RYamide receptor-like, with protein sequence MATDNTSNLGDLPVPSNISAFSGAGSFGEQNTHLDHNNEILVNTDYNPRLANGMVVAAMMVVGLVGNSLVLYVYNFKMPRTVFSTFVTVLAALDLATTLIGMPIDVVIKSAVLDKSDALTVFCKVAHWEVYSTSLASGSVLLLITITRHTKVCKPLEPGLTKRKARFLCALLFTAAMALCTVTLVINGLERVKIAVGERDYVPQNTTGDNSTVSNLTDTFTQSTQPFFSENTTAQHDLAANVSARKVTEVVQVYICRTSEEKKGTALHYALQAVLMLAFVVILFTLLVLHCKISSALTDFERRHSSMRRCSTNSDSQNTHITASMFRIFASITVIFAVSYLPHLVCLIVEKMMFSPGQAMPQASRVVMDLAYNFPYINVIANPFIYGYRSAVFRQHCLELLYRLCRCCYRERHYR